One genomic region from Prochlorococcus marinus CUG1433 encodes:
- a CDS encoding shikimate dehydrogenase: MISSKTSFIALIGNPVSHSLSPIMQNAAFQYLGLDLIYIAIPCKDEDLELVLHSLKKINCKGLNITIPHKEKVFNLCSEISPIASKLKAINTLKLNSENEWSATNTDLEGFIYPLKNLNLAKKKSIVLGSGGSAKSVIQGLINLNFSKISVIGRNKSSLDEFIKNFENQIELESFLSNDNQAQNLIEEADLVVNTTPVGMKTAKNEMNLLPYGDYFWRSLNSKTIVYDLIYNPAPTHLLKFSANKGCMTIDGLQMLVAQGMKSLSFWTNGLEVPFHIMNDALKNHL, translated from the coding sequence ATGATTTCAAGTAAGACATCTTTTATAGCATTAATCGGCAATCCAGTAAGCCATTCCTTGTCACCGATTATGCAAAATGCTGCATTCCAATATTTAGGCCTAGATTTAATTTATATTGCTATACCTTGCAAAGATGAAGATCTAGAATTGGTTCTGCATTCTTTGAAAAAAATTAATTGCAAAGGTTTAAATATTACAATTCCCCATAAAGAAAAAGTATTTAATCTATGTAGTGAAATTTCGCCTATTGCAAGCAAACTGAAAGCCATTAATACCCTGAAATTAAATTCTGAAAATGAATGGAGCGCAACTAATACTGATTTAGAAGGATTTATTTATCCATTAAAAAATTTGAACTTAGCAAAAAAAAAATCAATAGTTCTTGGCTCCGGGGGTTCAGCAAAATCTGTTATTCAAGGTTTAATAAATTTAAATTTTTCAAAAATTTCAGTAATAGGACGTAACAAATCATCTCTAGATGAATTCATAAAAAACTTTGAAAATCAAATTGAACTTGAGAGTTTCTTAAGTAACGATAATCAAGCTCAAAATTTAATTGAAGAAGCAGATTTAGTTGTAAATACGACACCAGTAGGAATGAAAACAGCCAAAAATGAAATGAATTTATTGCCATATGGAGATTATTTTTGGAGATCTCTTAACTCAAAAACTATTGTTTATGATTTAATATATAACCCTGCTCCGACTCATCTATTAAAATTCAGCGCTAATAAAGGATGCATGACTATCGATGGTTTGCAAATGCTTGTTGCTCAGGGAATGAAATCATTATCATTTTGGACAAATGGTTTAGAAGTACCTTTTCATATTATGAATGATGCACTCAAAAATCATCTTTAA